A portion of the Moraxella ovis genome contains these proteins:
- the pth gene encoding aminoacyl-tRNA hydrolase has translation MTIKLIVGLGNPGNEYKDTRHNTGFWFVDKISEQFGISLSHDKKFHGDVGRGTIFGQDVRLLKPDTFMNRSGLAVVPLAKFYNITPNEILIAHDELDIAPGSIRLKTGGGHGGHNGLRDILPHIGADFHRLRIGIGHPGHASKVSGWVLSKPSNDDGISIDKALDCALDNLNLIMAGDFDKARNAINGFKLS, from the coding sequence ATGACCATCAAACTCATTGTAGGACTTGGCAATCCCGGTAACGAATATAAAGACACGCGCCATAATACGGGCTTTTGGTTTGTTGATAAAATCAGCGAACAATTCGGCATCAGCCTAAGCCACGACAAGAAATTCCATGGCGATGTGGGTCGCGGTACGATCTTTGGTCAAGACGTTCGCCTACTAAAGCCCGATACGTTCATGAACCGCTCAGGACTTGCGGTTGTTCCTTTGGCGAAGTTTTATAACATCACGCCCAACGAGATTCTCATCGCGCATGATGAACTTGATATCGCGCCTGGCAGTATTCGCCTAAAGACAGGTGGCGGGCATGGCGGGCATAATGGTCTAAGAGACATCTTGCCCCACATTGGTGCAGATTTTCATCGCCTGCGTATCGGCATCGGACACCCTGGTCACGCCAGCAAAGTCAGCGGCTGGGTGCTGTCTAAGCCAAGCAACGATGATGGTATCAGCATTGATAAGGCACTAGACTGCGCCTTGGATAATCTTAATCTCATCATGGCAGGCGACTTCGACAAGGCAAGAAACGCCATCAACGGATTTAAACTTAGCTGA
- a CDS encoding ribose-phosphate pyrophosphokinase produces the protein MSYMAIFSGSANPQLAQTVADHLHIPLSKADITRFSDGEIAIEIKENVRGKDVFILQPTCVPTNDNLMEVVLLADALRRSSAGRITAVIPYFGYARQDRRPRSARVPISAKVVADMLSISGIDRVMVVDLHADQIQGFFDVPVDNLYGTPVLLSDLKQQNYDNLMVVSPDVGGVVRARAMAKLLGDADLAIIDKRRARANESQVMHIIGDVSGRDCVIVDDIVDTAGTLCKAAQALKDNGARHVVGYITHPVLSGKAIDNISNSALDEIVVTDTIPLSENAKTCPKIRQVSIASLLAESLRRINNEESISALFDYGV, from the coding sequence ATGTCATATATGGCCATCTTTTCAGGTAGCGCTAACCCACAGCTTGCCCAGACTGTCGCCGACCATCTACATATCCCACTAAGCAAAGCCGACATCACGCGCTTTTCTGATGGGGAAATCGCCATTGAAATCAAAGAAAATGTGCGCGGCAAGGACGTATTCATCCTACAGCCTACTTGCGTACCGACCAATGATAACTTGATGGAAGTGGTACTGCTTGCTGATGCGCTTCGTCGCTCTAGTGCAGGTCGTATCACAGCAGTGATTCCATATTTTGGCTATGCTCGCCAAGACCGTCGCCCACGTTCAGCTCGTGTGCCAATCTCTGCCAAAGTCGTGGCAGACATGCTATCAATCTCAGGCATCGACCGTGTGATGGTCGTGGATCTGCACGCCGACCAAATCCAAGGCTTCTTCGACGTACCTGTCGATAACCTATACGGCACCCCTGTTCTACTAAGCGACCTAAAACAACAAAACTACGACAACCTAATGGTGGTATCACCTGACGTAGGTGGCGTGGTGCGTGCACGCGCAATGGCAAAGCTACTTGGCGATGCCGACCTTGCCATCATCGACAAGCGTCGCGCTCGTGCAAACGAATCTCAAGTGATGCACATCATTGGTGACGTAAGTGGTCGCGACTGCGTCATCGTGGATGATATCGTTGATACTGCAGGCACGCTGTGCAAAGCCGCTCAAGCCCTAAAAGACAACGGCGCACGTCACGTGGTGGGCTACATCACCCACCCTGTCCTATCAGGCAAGGCAATCGATAACATCAGCAATTCTGCCCTAGATGAGATCGTGGTGACTGACACCATTCCATTGTCAGAAAATGCCAAGACTTGCCCAAAAATTCGCCAAGTAAGCATTGCTTCACTACTGGCAGAAAGCCTGCGTCGTATCAATAACGAAGAATCTATCAGCGCCCTGTTCGACTACGGTGTATGA
- a CDS encoding 50S ribosomal protein L25/general stress protein Ctc, producing the protein MMSYTLNAVARSAEEQGKGASRRLRKENLVPAIIYGGEGEAVSICVKTNELVKAISEDAFFSSIIGIELDGTKQEVIIKALQRHPSKGFPLHADFQRIVRGQEMNVSVPVRVINEEESAGKKTGGVLTQLVNDIQVTCLPRNLPEFIEIDVAKLEVGDNIRLGDVALPQGLSLVLQDDSELENVIVSMQAPTVEEVEESTEEADAEDQE; encoded by the coding sequence ATCATGAGCTATACTCTAAATGCTGTAGCACGTTCTGCAGAAGAGCAGGGCAAAGGTGCGAGCCGCCGCCTGCGTAAAGAAAACCTAGTACCTGCCATTATCTATGGCGGTGAAGGTGAAGCAGTTTCCATCTGTGTCAAGACCAACGAGTTGGTTAAAGCCATTTCAGAAGATGCGTTTTTTTCTAGCATCATCGGCATTGAGCTAGATGGCACAAAACAAGAAGTCATCATCAAAGCACTACAACGCCACCCATCAAAAGGCTTCCCACTACACGCCGATTTCCAACGCATCGTTCGTGGTCAAGAAATGAACGTTAGCGTGCCTGTGCGTGTCATCAATGAAGAAGAATCAGCTGGCAAGAAAACTGGCGGTGTTCTTACTCAGCTTGTCAATGACATTCAAGTGACTTGCTTACCACGCAATTTGCCTGAATTCATCGAGATTGATGTTGCCAAACTGGAAGTGGGTGATAACATCCGCTTGGGCGATGTGGCACTACCTCAAGGTCTAAGCTTGGTATTGCAAGACGACAGCGAACTGGAAAATGTGATTGTCAGCATGCAAGCACCAACCGTTGAAGAAGTTGAAGAGTCAACTGAAGAAGCTGACGCAGAAGATCAAGAATAA
- the putP gene encoding sodium/proline symporter PutP, whose translation MSSVATGVWISLAIYFMLMIAIGVYAYFKQQNNVEGYMLGGRQLSPAVAALSAGASDMSGWLILGLPGYMYASGIVSLWIAGGLTLGAFVNYLLVAPRLRVFTEIADNALTLPDYFSNRFNDTSHLLRIMSAVVIIVFFTVYTAASLVGGGKLFESSLGVSYDLGIWLTAGVVVAYTLFGGFLAVSLTDFVQGVIMLVAMLLVPIVAFSEIGGLSAGIEVARSVNPDLFNIMSGVTVMGAISLAAWGLGYFGQPHIIVRFMAIRSVKDVPTARNIGMSWMIVSLIGALMVGLSGVAYIHNHNMELADPETIFLVFSQLLFHPLISGFLLAAILAAIMSTISSQLLVASSSLTRDIYKLFLDKDASEARQVLVGRICVVAVALLAIFIAGNKDSSVLKLVSHAWAGFGAAFGPLVLLSLMWKRMNRNGALAGMIVGALTVIVWVYGGFEINGQPANDAIYSIMPGFLLSAITTVVVSLMTAPPKDFIVERFEKMEQGLK comes from the coding sequence ATGAGTTCTGTGGCGACTGGTGTATGGATTTCTTTGGCGATTTATTTTATGTTGATGATTGCCATCGGGGTGTACGCCTATTTTAAACAACAAAACAACGTCGAGGGCTACATGCTTGGCGGTCGTCAATTAAGCCCTGCGGTAGCAGCATTATCAGCAGGCGCATCTGACATGTCAGGTTGGCTGATCTTGGGTCTGCCTGGTTATATGTATGCTTCGGGCATCGTAAGTTTGTGGATCGCTGGCGGTCTGACACTGGGTGCGTTCGTGAACTATTTATTGGTGGCGCCGCGTCTGCGTGTATTTACTGAGATTGCAGATAATGCATTGACTCTGCCTGACTATTTCTCAAACCGCTTTAATGACACGTCTCATCTGCTGCGCATCATGTCAGCAGTGGTAATCATTGTGTTCTTTACCGTCTATACTGCAGCAAGTCTGGTCGGTGGTGGTAAGTTGTTTGAAAGCTCGCTGGGGGTGTCATACGATCTGGGCATCTGGCTAACAGCAGGTGTGGTTGTGGCTTATACGCTGTTTGGTGGCTTCTTGGCGGTGTCTTTGACCGACTTCGTGCAAGGCGTGATCATGTTGGTTGCGATGCTGCTTGTGCCGATCGTAGCATTTAGTGAGATTGGTGGCTTGTCAGCAGGCATCGAAGTGGCACGTTCTGTGAATCCAGACCTATTTAACATCATGAGTGGCGTGACCGTCATGGGTGCGATTTCGCTGGCGGCATGGGGTCTAGGTTACTTCGGTCAGCCGCACATCATCGTGCGCTTCATGGCGATCCGCTCGGTAAAAGACGTACCAACTGCTCGTAATATCGGCATGAGCTGGATGATAGTCAGCTTGATCGGTGCGCTGATGGTTGGTCTGTCTGGCGTTGCTTATATTCATAATCACAACATGGAGCTGGCTGATCCAGAGACGATTTTCTTGGTGTTCTCACAGCTACTATTCCATCCTTTGATCTCAGGCTTCTTGCTTGCGGCGATTTTGGCGGCGATCATGAGTACCATCTCAAGCCAGCTATTGGTAGCATCAAGTTCATTGACGCGTGACATCTATAAGCTGTTCTTGGATAAAGATGCATCAGAAGCTCGCCAAGTTCTGGTGGGTCGTATCTGTGTTGTGGCGGTTGCGCTACTTGCCATCTTCATCGCAGGCAACAAAGACAGCTCTGTACTAAAACTGGTCTCGCACGCGTGGGCAGGTTTTGGTGCTGCATTTGGTCCGTTGGTACTGCTTAGCCTAATGTGGAAGCGCATGAACCGTAACGGTGCTTTGGCGGGTATGATCGTTGGTGCGTTGACGGTCATCGTATGGGTATATGGTGGCTTTGAGATCAATGGTCAGCCTGCTAATGATGCGATTTACTCGATCATGCCAGGCTTCCTATTAAGTGCGATTACAACTGTCGTGGTGAGTCTGATGACCGCACCACCAAAAGACTTTATTGTAGAGCGCTTTGAAAAGATGGAACAAGGTTTAAAGTAA